The Penaeus chinensis breed Huanghai No. 1 chromosome 36, ASM1920278v2, whole genome shotgun sequence genome includes a region encoding these proteins:
- the LOC125044581 gene encoding protein CASP-like codes for MAVKVQAVIAAWKSFELHSVQRELDETASELATRQDESEHSRKKLVELSREFKKNSPEDVRKHVAPLLKSFQSEIDNLYKRSKFVETAFLNVYKKVIDISDPLPTLEYCVGLEKKIGRLADLEIENKNLRETLREYNEEFKEVRNQDVTIKALKEKIKNYEDLMDNNVQTKIKEMERELSRQYAEKERLLEETQESVMRRLQDAESRAQTLQSTLDQTQSELFELKSKSEESNFARSDEINILLNDLERANQRATIAERESAQLKEQLQSLTSAHNSLTENMSVMTTSVSEVELSAETLARSSLEIELASKDKEISQLVEDIKQLQNSLNLLRESSSNQIRALEENQESNTHMIAILEAKVHQQRDYDEIKRELSIMKSVEFSPISRDGGEENSLETSSKPLEVLLLEKTKILQNENTALKQMNNSMNKKTVEYEQELTTLRSLAAEQKDLILHLESDLSSVQTLSSLYRGEGEGSSVPEIVAEAVRASTSSTPPLSTPQSSVTDTPTPIPGGIPPDFSSAAESILPIISSQRERFRQRNEELEAELTGKSQQVVLLQNELDNVRADNLKLYEKIRFLQSYQGRQSSEDSAAESRYSSQYEEALDPFSSFSRKEKLRRYSALSPFEKVTLSMGRFILGNKTARTVTFMYTALVHCLVFLVLYKLAHTESCKRDFASDCAQRFAEHMNQVHGHSDFHDFNQ; via the coding sequence ATGGCAGTAAAAGTACAGGCAGTCATAGCAGCCTGGAAGAGCTTCGAGTTGCACAGTGTACAAAGGGAACTGGACGAGACAGCCTCAGAGCTTGCTACTCGTCAAGATGAGTCAGAGCACTCCAGAAAGAAGCTGGTGGAACTCTCCAGGGAGTTCAAGAAGAACTCCCCAGAGGATGTACGAAAGCATGTGGCCCCATTGCTGAAGAGCTTTCAAAGTGAAATTGATAACCTCTATAAAAGGAGCAAGTTTGTGGAGACTGCATTTTTGAATGTGTATAAGAAGGTGATTGATATTAGCGATCCACTCCCCACCCTTGAGTACTGTGTTGGCCTTGAGAAAAAGATAGGCCGTCTTGCTGACCTTGAAATTGAAAACAAGAATCTGAGAGAAACATTGCGTGAATATAATGAAGAGTTTAAAGAAGTGAGAAACCAAGACGTAACCATCAAAGCACtcaaggagaagataaagaattaTGAAGATCTTATGGATAACAATGTGCAGACTAAGattaaggagatggaaagagagcttTCACGTCAGTATGCTGAGAAGGAGAGACTGCTAGAGGAAACACAAGAATCTGTAATGAGGAGGTTGCAGGATGCTGAATCAAGAGCCCAGACTCTCCAGTCCACCCTGGACCAGACCCAGTCAGAACTGTTTGAGCTGAAGAGCAAGTCTGAAGAGTCAAATTTTGCCAGGTCAGATGAAATTAACATCCTGCTGAATGATCTTGAGCGGGCAAATCAGAGAGCCACCATAGCCGAAAGAGAATCTGCACAGCTCAAGGAACAGCTTCAGAGCTTAACTTCCGCTCATAATTCACTGACAGAAAACATGTCTGTCATGACTACCTCTGTCAGTGAAGTTGAACTGTCTGCAGAGACCTTAGCAAGATCATCTCTTGAGATAGAATTGGCATCTAAGGACAAGGAAATATCCCAATTGGTGGAAGATATCAAGCAGCTGCAGAACTCCCTGAATCTTCTTAGGGAAAGTTCCTCTAACCAGATTCGAGCCCTTGAAGAAAATCAGGAAAGTAATACTCATATGATTGCTATCTTGGAAGCCAAAGTTCATCAGCAAAGGGATTATGATGAGATCAAAAGGGAACTGAGTATCATGAAATCTGTTGAATTTAGTCCCATTTCTAGGGATGGCGGAGAAGAGAACAGTCTTGAAACGTCCTCGAAACCTCTAGAAGTGCTCCTGTTAGAGAAGACAAAGATTTTGCAGAATGAAAATACTgcattaaaacaaatgaataatagtATGAATAAGAAGACAGTAGAGTACGAACAGGAGCTCACAACATTACGTTCTCTTGCAGCTGAACAAAAGGATTTGATATTACATCTTGAATCTGACCTCTCATCAGTCCAGACCCTTTCCTCTTTATAccggggtgaaggtgaaggttcTTCTGTGCCAGAGATAGTAGCCGAGGCAGTTAGGGCTTCTACTAGTAGCACCCCTCCTCTCAGCACCCCTCAGTCTTCAGTCACTGATACGCCAACTCCAATACCAGGGGGAATTCCACCAGACTTTTCGTCAGCTGCAGAATCCATTTTACCAATCATTTCCTCTCAGAGGGAGCGTTTCCGACAGCGTAATGAGGAGTTAGAAGCTGAACTGACTGGAAAAAGTCAGCAAGTGGTGCTTCTTCAAAATGAATTGGATAATGTACGTGCTGATAACCTGAAACTCTATGAAAAGATTAGATTTCTCCAGTCTTACCAAGGGAGACAAAGCAGTGAAGATTCTGCAGCAGAATCACGATACAGTAGCCAGTACGAAGAGGCTCTAGACCCCTTCTCATCATTCTCACGTAAAGAGAAGTTACGTCGGTATTCAGCTCTTAGCCCATTTGAGAAAGTGACCTTGTCAATGGGGAGGTTTATATTGGGCAACAAAACAGCACGAACTGTAACTTTCATGTACACTGCCTTAGTTCACTGTCTGGTATTCCTTGTACTCTACAAATTGGCCCATACCGAGTCTTGTAAGCGTGACTTTGCTTCTGACTGCGCTCAGAGATTTGCAGAGCATATGAATCAGGTTCATGGCCATAGTGACTTCCATGATTTTAACCAGTAG